A genomic region of Sander vitreus isolate 19-12246 chromosome 11, sanVit1, whole genome shotgun sequence contains the following coding sequences:
- the galnt5 gene encoding polypeptide N-acetylgalactosaminyltransferase 5 — translation MIKIRRYLRGSGRVLAFVFIASVIWLLLDMAALRLSINDVNSQLLKERVVREREVFKQQSRVTQVVKKGFKHPVQRVDFAVTDAGKGPLSSSIKLAHVYRQGDKKRDQMVGNHHGDNLPKTDHPKYVVSEHKEGAAVQNVTPKQDVPAKKKAVNLDLIGMKSEKSRVIDDSIKVVLPVVVPNITQVPPGVQENKHAPLPTSKKGPIKNGDVVQNALDKIDSKTNEKVKDEPKTKTETKVSKPKADEEVHPVKTTFKPPNKDVKGKEVDNETEEKHVRTIAKSDLKAAKETLKPPIKLQAGEDSKVNSPAVTKPGVHKVLSLDVTNAPRDANAMGQFGQAAVVGSNEDAEVRRRWNEGHFNVYISDQIPVDRAIPDTRPSMCAQNLVHDNLPSTSVIFCFVDEVWSTLLRSVHSVLNRSPPHLLKEIILVDDFSTKDYLKEPLDTYMSQFPKVQIIRLKERQGLIRARLAGAAVAKGEVLTFLDSHIECNVGWLEPLLERVYLDRKKVPCPVIEVISDKDMSYMLVDNFQRGIFKWPLVFGWSALPEDYIKKNNMTISDPIRCPVMAGGLFSIDKKYFYELGAYDPGLDVWGGENMEISFKIWMCGGEIEIIPCSRVGHIFRGQNPYKFPKDRQKTVERNLARVAEVWLDEYKDLFYGHGYHHLLDKKTTDIGNLTEQIELRKRLKCKSFKWYLDNVYPDMNAHLVKAEGLVFNRGLRKCLTLQKASLSFEMCDLSKQSQHFNYTWMRHVRQQDSCVTPHGKGSGFALQLCDNAKPEHRWFHKSSNSALAEHLIAEFVSHHMCLEAGPQGDTLRLNPCETRNPFQKWQFTHYYAE, via the exons ATGATTAAGATCAGGAGATACTTAAGGGGGAGTGGGAGGGTACTCGCATTTGTGTTCATTGCTTCTGTCATTTGGCTGCTGCTTGACATGGCTGCTCTTCGCTTATCAATAAACGATGTGAACAGTCAGCTGCTGAAGGAGCGAGTAGTAAGAGAAAGGGAGGTTTTCAAACAGCAGTCCAGGGTGACACAGGTGGTGAAAAAGGGGTTTAAACACCCAGTTCAGAGAGTGGACTTTGCTGTTACAGATGCAGGGAAAGGACCACTCAGTTCAAGTATCAAACTAGCCCACGTgtacagacagggagacaagaAACGGGATCAAATGGTGGGGAATCACCATGGAGATAATCTTCCCAAGACTGACCACCCCAAATATGTTGTTTCTGAACATAAAGAAGGAGCTGCTGTACAAAATGTCACGCCAAAGCAGGATGTtcctgcaaagaaaaaagcagtAAACTTAGATCTGATCGGGATGAAATCAGAGAAAAGTAGAGTAATAGATGACTCCATTAAAGTGGTGTTACCTGTAGTAGTGCCTAATATAACCCAAGTGCCACCTGGTGTTCAGGAAAACAAACACGCTCCGCTACCAACCTCAAAAAAGGGACCCATTAAAAATGGAGATGTTGTACAAAACGCTCTGGACAAAATTGATTCAAAGACAAATGAAAAAGTCAAGGATGAACCTAAGACCAAGACTGAAACAAAAGTGAGTAAGCCTAAGGCCGACGAGGAGGTACACCCtgttaaaacaacatttaaacctCCAAATAAGGATGTAAAAGGAAAGGAGGTAGATAATGAAACAGAGGAGAAACACGTTAGGACGATCGCCAAGAGTGACCTGAAGGCAGCGAAGGAAACCCTGAAACCTCCAATCAAGCTCCAAGCAGGAGAGGACTCAAAGGTGAACTCCCCTGCTGTCACAAAACCAGGTGTCCACAAAGTGCTTTCTCTGGATGTGACTAACGCTCCCAGAGATGCCAACGCGATGGGCCAGTTTGGTCAGGCAGCAGTTGTTGGCAGTAACGAAGATGCGGAGGTGAGGAGGAGATGGAACGAAGGGCATTTTAATGTCTACATAAGCGACCAGATCCCAGTGGACCGTGCCATCCCAGACACAAGGCCTAGCAT GTGTGCACAGAATCTGGTCCACGATAACTTGCCTTCCACTagtgtgattttctgttttgtggATGAAGTGTGGTCCACGCTCCTCCGCTCTGTGCACAGTGTGCTCAACAGATCTCCGCCACACCTCCTCAAAGAGATCATTCTGGTGGATGATTTCAGCACAAAAG ACTATCTGAAGGAGCCGCTAGATACATACATGTCCCAGTTTCCCAAAGTGCAAATTATTCGTCTGAAGGAGCGTCAGGGCCTGATCAGGGCCAGGCTGGCGGGAGCTGCTGTAGCCAAAG GTGAGGTTCTTACCTTCCTTGATTCCCACATTGAATGTAACGTGGGCTGGCTGGAGCCGCTGCTGGAGAGAGTCTATCTGGATCGCAAGAAGGTGCCCTGTCCAGTTATTGAAGTCATCAGTGATAAGGACATGAG TTATATGCTGGTTGACAACTTCCAAAGAGGTATTTTCAAATGGCCTTTGGTGTTTGGCTGGAGCGCATTACCAGAGGACTACATTAAGAAGAATAACATGACCATCTCAGATCCTATCAG ATGTCCAGTTATGGCTGGAGGCCTGTTCTCCATAGACAAAAAATACTTCTATGAGCTTGGTGCCTATGATCCTGGTCTGGATGTGTGGGGTGGGGAGAACATGGAGATTTCATTTAAG ATCTGGATGTGTGGAGGGGAAATCGAGATTATCCCCTGCTCTCGAGTGGGACACATCTTCCGAGGACAGAATCCTTACAAGTTCCCCAAAGACAGGCAGAAGACAGTGGAGCGTAACCTGGCAAGGGTGGCCGAGGTCTGGCTGGATGAGTACAAGGACCTTTTCTACGGCCACGGCTACCACCACTTGCTGGATAAAAAGACCACTGACATCGGCAACCTCACCGAGCAGATTGAGCTGAGGAAAAGGCTGAAATGCAAGAGCTTCAAGTGGTACCTGGATAATGTGTATCCAGATATGAATGCTCATTTAGTCAAAGCCGAGGGTCTG GTCTTTAATCGTGGCTTAAGAAAATGCCTGACTCTGCAGAAAGCCTCCCTGTCGTTTGAGATGTGTGACCTCAGCAAGCAG AGTCAGCACTTTAATTACACCTGGATGAGGCACGTTCGCCAGCAAGATAGTTGCGTCACTCCCCACGGCAAGGGCAGCGGCTTCGCTTTGCAATTATGTGACAACGCCAAGCCTGAACATCGCTGGTTCCACAAATCATCCAACTCCGCTCTg GCGGAGCACCTCATAGCAGAGTTTGTTTCCCACCACATGTGCCTGGAGGCGGGGCCTCAGGGTGACACTCTTCGCCTCAATCCATGTGAAACCAGAAACCCCTTCCAAAAGTGGCAGTTCACACACTACTACGCTGAGTGA
- the cytip gene encoding cytohesin-interacting protein gives MQSTMNFNGLARQGSQENYILDNTLRKKCSLWYRRSLRGNNDRHRHNTGSLPRVCKPKETHSTSLVNYSDPQRTTIVLEKQDNETFGFEIQTYGLQLKDSSAVEMCTFVRKVQEDSAAESAGLTAGDVIITINGASIEGSSHQQILDLIRESTNCLKMETVCGNVVKQIELEKRMNLLKQSLREKLVELQALTLQEKRLMRGNLNNSSLHLSVDSSSILSSPTGRCGQRFSSDSSYRSMMTDDSDQASVFGDLCSPSPCSAASPTDDSCFFSRDFPSQNSSCRFSSSSSHHHQSLNRSRSSSLAGSSSSLSPSWDETRISSLFGTLPRKGRKVSVRKHILKLLPGLQRSVEEEEIGTNTQ, from the exons ATGCAGTCCACCATGAATTTCAATGGTCTTGCACGCCAGGGCAGCCAAGAGAATTACATTCTGGATAATACTCTGAGGAAGAAATGTTCCCTGTGGTACCGACGTTCACTGAGGGGAAACAATGATCGACACCGGCACAACACAGGCTCACTCCCCCGAGTATGCAAG CCCAAAGAAACCCACTCCACCTCTCTGGTTAATTACTCTGACCCACAAAG GACCACAATTGTTCTGGAAAAACAAGATAATGAAACCTTTGGTTTTGAAATTCAG ACCTATGGCCTGCAGCTGAAGGACAGCTCTGCAGTGGAGATGTGCACGTTTGTGCGCAAAGTGCAGGAGGACAGCGCTGCTGAGAGTGCTGGCCTGACCGCAG GAGATGTTATCATCACTATCAATGGGGCCAGCATTGAAGGATCATCTCATCAGCAGATACTTGATCTGATAAGAGAATCAACCAACTGTCTAAA GATGGAGACTGTATGTGGGAATGTAGTAAAGCAGATAGAGCTGGAGAAGAGGATGAACCTGCTTAAG CAATCACTACGTGAGAAATTGGTTGAGCTGCAGGCCCTCACATTACAGGAAAAACGTCTAATGCGAG GTAACTTAAACAACAGCAGCCTCCACCTCTCAGTGGACTCTTCTTCGATTCTGAGCTCCCCCACAGGCCGCTGTGGCCAACGTTTTTCTAGTGACAGTAGCTACAGGAGCATGATGACAGATGACAGTGACCAGGCCAGTGTGTTTGGCGATCTGTGCTCTCCCAGCCCATGCAGTGCAGCCAGCCCCACAGACGACAGCTGCTTTTTCTCCAGAGATTTTCCCTCACAGAACAGCTCCTGCAGGTTTTCCTCCAGCTCCAGCCATCATCACCAATCCCTCAACCGCTCCAGGAGCTCCAGTTTGGCCGGCAGCAGcagctccctctctccttcctggGATGAAACAAGGATCTCCTCCTTGTTTGGCACCCTGCCTCGTAAAGGCAGGAAAGTCAGTGTCCGCAAACACATACTGAAGTTACTTCCTGGACTCCAGCGATCAGTTGAAGAGGAGGAGATAGGAACAAACACTCAGTGA
- the acvr1c gene encoding activin receptor type-1C encodes MIRPGKQSFQAALIFLSVAQLTAGLRCVCQLCANHTCETTADGACWNSVMLIDGKEETDKSCLSPSKLKGQVFCYSSRNVSKRNCCFTDFCNNETLHLHPERPLEEPGWSRLQLTVLILVPSCLLCVGILLGVFVVQGHLCAYSRARKQDQEEPLDDQMLMSTDKSLKDLIYDMSTSGSGSGLPLLVQRTIARTIVLQETIGKGRFGEVWRGKWRGEDVAVKIFSSRDERSWFREAEIYQTIMLRHENILGFIAADNKDNGSWTQLWLVSEYHEHGSLYDYLNRYTVSLEGMIVLALSVASGLAHLHMEIIGTQGKPAIAHRDLKSKNVLVKKNGTAVIADLGLAVKHDSSTNSIDMPSNHRVGTKRYMAPEILDETINITSFESFKRADIYSLGLVFWELARRCSVRGLHEDFQLPYYDLVPSDPNIEDMRKVVCEQKLRPNVPNQWQSCEALRVMGKLMRECWHANPAARLTALRVKKTVSQLSAIKDVKD; translated from the exons GTCTGAGGTGTGTTTGCCAGCTTTGTGCCAACCACACCTGTGAGACGACCGCAGACGGCGCCTGCTGGAACTCTGTGATGCTGATTGACGGGAAGGAGGAGACGGACAAGTCCTGCCTGTCGCCCTCTAAATTGAAGGGCCAGGTCTTTTGCTACAGCTCCCGAAATGTCTCTAAGAGGAACTGCTGCTTCACTGACTTCTGCAACAATGAGACTCTGCACTTACACCCAG aAAGGCCTTTGGAAGAGCCTGGCTGGAGCAGGCTGCAACTCACTGTGTTGATCCTGGTTCCCTCCTGCCTGTTGTGTGTGGGGATCCTGCTCGGTGTGTTCGTTGTGCAGGGCCACCTCTGTGCCTACAGTAGAGCCCGCAAGCAGGACCAAGAGGAGCCTCTGGATGACCAGATGCTAATGTCCACCGACAAAAGTCTTAAAGACCTCATCTATGACATGAGCACCTCAGGCTCTGGATCAG GTCTGCCACTGCTGGTCCAGCGAACTATTGCTCGGACCATTGTCCTGCAGGAGACCATTGGGAAGGGTCGGTTTGGTGAAGTGTGGCGGGGAAAGTGGCGAGGAGAAGATGTGGCAGTGAAGATCTTCTCCTCCAGGGACGAGAGATCGTGGTTTCGTGAAGCAGAGATTTATCAGACAATCATGCTCAGACATGAGAACATCTTGGGCTTCATTGCTGCTGACAACAAAG ATAATGGCTCGTGGACCCAGCTCTGGTTGGTGTCAGAGTACCATGAGCATGGCTCTCTGTATGACTACCTGAACAGGTACACAGTCTCCTTGGAAGGCATGATCGTCCTCGCTCTGTCAGTAGCCAGTGGGCTGGCGCATCTCCACATGGAAATCATTGGAACACAGG GGAAACCTGCCATTGCTCACAGGGATCTAAAGTCTAAAAATGTCCTGGTGAAGAAGAATGGCACGGCAGTCATTGCGGATTTGGGCTTGGCTGTGAAACATGACTCAAGCACCAACTCCATTGACATGCCGTCCAACCACAGAGTGGGAACCAAGCG GTACATGGCCCCAGAAATCCTGGATGAGACAATCAATATAACTAGCTTTGAATCATTCAAGAGGGCGGATATCTACTCGCTAGGTCTGGTGTTCTGGGAACTGGCCAGAAGATGCTCTGTTAGAG GACTTCATGAAGATTTCCAGCTGCCTTATTACGACCTGGTGCCTTCTGATCCAAACATCGAGGACATGAGGAAGGTGGTGTGTGAACAGAAACTCAGACCCAATGTTCCCAACCAGTGGCAGAGCTGTGAG GCTCTGCGTGTGATGGGCAAACTGATGAGAGAGTGCTGGCATGCCAACCCTGCTGCTCGACTCACTGCTCTGCGGGTCAAGAAAACGGTGTCTCAGCTGTCTGCCATCAAGGATGTCAAAGATTAG